A genomic region of Pseudoalteromonas piscicida contains the following coding sequences:
- a CDS encoding methyl-accepting chemotaxis protein, with protein sequence MGILPAIFDKQVNQLSKAVVNAIEHSDLTQVNPALYEGEAKTLATNVLSLLKSNAELAAIETTGTFAALLDGAGRIVHQSNQFTRLIANNAQSDGGYIIDMLSLHNNFSELIDKATTVNIPSGSYQLEIMKLAQPIANCSFVAKLISQASLSAGSNSDFYKQAMDYSTACIMLADENYDIVYINRAMRDMLLRLESAIQSTLPTFCVDKLVGGSIDQFHRNPSHQRTMLASLTSTHVARLGFGEHSLELMITPVFDEDNKRISTTVEWKDVTDEKRKERLLEEEFGVAFQAVACGEFDRRIEANELEGSIGRIAEAYNKSMEVLESVLEDNFAVLNAVSEGNLSLKPKVQAQGLLGELAQRTANLTDVLDTLANDIVELVSQAVKGNIQNRADTSNYAGAFKTMTDGLNEVLEATEKPIQEIANVMEGLKEGRLDVEIAGSYSGVYDELKQSVNSTISSLSRIICDVRSNSESLAQASTEVSSTAQSLAQSASEQASSVEETSASVEQMTASIAQNAENSKITDGMASKAAGEAQEGGSAVEETVSAMKQIASKIGIVDDIAYQTNLLALNAAIEAARAGEHGKGFAVVAAEVRKLAERSQFAAQEISQLASGSVSKAERAGSLLAEIVPAIGKTSDLVQEISAASDEQAAGVGQINDSMNQITQLTQQNASSSEELAATAEEMSSQAETLTQLVAYFKIGDIESQSKIRVLEGGKPQSEAQPVAERKEVSAGQARSKEHFEQF encoded by the coding sequence ATGGGAATTTTACCAGCAATCTTTGACAAACAAGTTAATCAGCTGTCAAAGGCAGTCGTAAACGCGATTGAACACTCAGATCTTACCCAAGTAAACCCCGCTTTATATGAAGGGGAAGCCAAAACACTTGCGACCAATGTGTTAAGTTTGCTTAAAAGTAACGCAGAGTTAGCGGCTATCGAAACCACAGGCACCTTTGCTGCACTCTTAGATGGTGCTGGTCGGATTGTTCATCAAAGCAATCAATTTACCCGGCTTATTGCAAATAACGCACAAAGTGATGGTGGATATATTATTGATATGCTGTCATTGCACAATAACTTTTCCGAGCTGATAGACAAAGCAACCACTGTTAATATACCTAGTGGATCTTATCAATTAGAAATCATGAAATTAGCACAGCCCATTGCTAACTGTAGTTTCGTGGCTAAATTAATCAGCCAAGCGAGTTTGAGCGCTGGAAGTAATAGCGATTTTTATAAACAAGCCATGGATTACAGTACCGCTTGCATTATGCTGGCTGATGAAAATTACGACATTGTTTATATAAATCGTGCTATGCGAGACATGTTACTCAGGTTAGAAAGTGCGATCCAAAGCACGTTACCTACCTTTTGCGTTGACAAACTGGTGGGAGGAAGTATTGACCAATTCCACCGTAATCCAAGCCACCAGCGTACTATGTTAGCGAGTTTAACCTCAACGCACGTTGCGAGACTAGGGTTTGGTGAGCACAGCTTGGAGCTCATGATCACCCCTGTATTTGATGAAGACAATAAGCGTATTTCTACTACGGTTGAGTGGAAAGACGTAACTGATGAAAAGCGTAAAGAGCGCTTGTTAGAAGAAGAGTTTGGTGTTGCCTTCCAAGCGGTAGCTTGCGGGGAATTTGACAGACGCATTGAAGCCAATGAATTAGAGGGATCGATAGGCAGAATTGCAGAGGCATATAATAAGTCGATGGAAGTGCTGGAATCGGTACTTGAGGACAATTTTGCCGTGCTAAACGCAGTGAGTGAAGGTAACTTATCATTAAAGCCCAAAGTACAAGCACAAGGGCTTTTAGGTGAGCTGGCGCAACGTACAGCCAATCTCACCGATGTGTTAGATACCTTAGCGAACGATATCGTCGAGTTGGTTTCACAAGCGGTCAAAGGAAACATCCAAAATCGCGCCGATACCTCAAACTATGCCGGCGCATTTAAAACCATGACTGATGGTCTTAACGAGGTATTGGAAGCGACTGAAAAGCCAATTCAAGAAATTGCTAATGTCATGGAGGGGTTAAAAGAAGGCCGCCTTGATGTTGAGATTGCAGGAAGCTATTCAGGTGTCTATGACGAGTTGAAACAAAGCGTAAATAGTACAATCTCCAGTTTAAGTCGCATTATTTGTGATGTTCGTTCTAACTCAGAATCGCTAGCACAGGCATCGACCGAAGTCTCCTCTACAGCCCAGTCACTGGCACAAAGTGCAAGCGAACAAGCCTCATCAGTTGAAGAGACATCAGCCTCTGTAGAGCAAATGACGGCATCCATTGCACAAAATGCAGAAAACTCTAAAATCACTGACGGTATGGCATCTAAAGCGGCAGGTGAAGCACAAGAAGGCGGTAGCGCCGTGGAAGAGACCGTATCGGCCATGAAACAAATTGCTTCTAAGATAGGTATTGTTGATGACATTGCTTATCAAACGAATCTGTTGGCACTCAACGCTGCCATAGAAGCGGCTCGAGCTGGAGAGCATGGTAAAGGGTTTGCTGTGGTGGCTGCAGAAGTCAGAAAGCTTGCTGAGCGATCTCAATTTGCAGCGCAGGAAATATCTCAGTTAGCATCTGGCTCAGTCAGCAAAGCCGAGCGAGCTGGTAGTCTACTTGCTGAAATCGTGCCTGCGATTGGTAAAACCTCTGATTTAGTACAAGAGATCTCCGCAGCGTCAGACGAACAAGCGGCAGGTGTTGGCCAAATCAACGACTCGATGAATCAAATCACCCAGCTAACGCAGCAAAATGCGTCATCGTCAGAAGAACTAGCAGCTACCGCGGAAGAAATGTCCAGTCAAGCAGAGACGCTTACCCAGCTCGTCGCCTATTTTAAAATCGGAGACATTGAAAGCCAAAGCAAAATCCGAGTGTTAGAAGGAGGCAAGCCGCAATCAGAAGCACAACCCGTCGCCGAGCGAAAAGAAGTGAGTGCTGGGCAAGCTCGCTCAAAAGAGCACTTTGAACAGTTCTAA
- a CDS encoding response regulator: MTKKIMIVDDSASIRQVAKMTLLAEGYEVIDACDGLDAINKLDDGKINLIISDLNMPNMDGLSLLKKVKEMGQYRFTPFLMLTTESGSDFVSQGKQAGAKAWMIKPFKPEKLINTVSRILA; this comes from the coding sequence ATGACTAAGAAAATTATGATTGTAGATGATTCGGCTTCAATTCGTCAGGTGGCAAAAATGACACTACTCGCTGAAGGTTATGAAGTCATTGACGCCTGTGATGGTCTTGACGCAATCAACAAGCTAGATGATGGCAAAATCAACCTGATCATTAGTGACTTGAATATGCCAAACATGGACGGACTGAGCTTGTTGAAGAAGGTGAAAGAAATGGGTCAATATCGTTTTACGCCTTTTTTGATGCTTACCACAGAATCGGGCTCGGATTTCGTGAGTCAAGGCAAGCAAGCTGGAGCAAAGGCTTGGATGATAAAGCCGTTTAAACCCGAAAAGCTGATTAATACCGTTTCACGTATTTTGGCTTAG
- a CDS encoding sensor histidine kinase has translation MFNELQRYIPVGICVLDQAHTVVFANEFLKNRLPDNTPKNIEGMSIDEVFPEAAKIIKRKLKSVFALKAASFSYWEHRPHVFELSSSRPVTGDETSMYQNIQYVPIFEHSEEVKKVCVIIQDVTELASYYQEQKRLTEALEIEKQELKTLNLKLEAAQNQLLQSEKMAAIGQLAAGVAHEINNPIGFVNSNIQSLEGQASGLFAMLAFYESNFSKFADSDLAQQEQQLQNQHSIDFLKEDVPELLQECLEGLDRVSKIVESLKSFSHVDNQEWQEADLIKGIESTLKIANNSIKYHAVINKTYSLDDEVLLYCQPMQINQVFLNLIINAAQSIESSGTVTISIEDKQSEVIIAIQDTGKGIPAEDINKIFNPFFTTKPVGQGTGLGLSLSYSIVAKHKGRIQVDSQVGVGTTFTVSFPKLSEADFSDEFTDN, from the coding sequence GTGTTTAACGAATTGCAGCGTTATATTCCGGTTGGAATTTGTGTCCTAGACCAAGCACATACGGTGGTTTTTGCGAATGAATTTTTGAAAAACCGGCTACCGGATAACACCCCAAAAAATATTGAGGGCATGTCCATCGATGAGGTATTTCCTGAAGCTGCAAAAATCATTAAGCGGAAATTGAAGAGTGTTTTTGCTTTAAAAGCAGCAAGTTTTAGCTACTGGGAACATCGTCCTCATGTGTTTGAACTAAGCAGCAGCCGTCCTGTTACTGGCGATGAAACTTCAATGTATCAGAATATTCAATATGTGCCGATTTTTGAGCATTCTGAAGAAGTGAAAAAGGTATGCGTGATCATACAAGATGTGACGGAGCTTGCGAGCTATTATCAAGAGCAAAAACGTCTAACCGAAGCATTAGAGATCGAAAAGCAGGAGCTAAAAACACTCAACCTTAAGTTAGAAGCTGCACAAAACCAATTACTACAGTCTGAGAAAATGGCAGCAATTGGCCAATTAGCTGCTGGCGTGGCGCATGAAATCAATAATCCAATTGGTTTTGTGAATTCCAATATTCAAAGTTTAGAAGGCCAGGCTAGCGGACTGTTTGCGATGCTCGCTTTTTATGAATCGAATTTTAGTAAATTTGCCGACAGTGACCTAGCACAGCAGGAGCAGCAGCTCCAAAATCAGCATAGTATCGACTTTTTAAAAGAGGACGTACCTGAATTACTGCAAGAGTGTTTAGAAGGGCTGGACCGAGTATCCAAGATAGTTGAGAGTTTAAAATCGTTTTCTCATGTTGATAACCAGGAGTGGCAAGAGGCAGATCTCATTAAAGGGATTGAAAGCACACTAAAAATAGCAAACAACTCAATTAAGTATCATGCGGTTATCAACAAAACTTACTCCCTTGATGATGAAGTGTTGCTATATTGTCAGCCGATGCAGATTAATCAGGTATTTTTAAACTTAATCATCAATGCTGCACAGTCTATAGAGTCAAGCGGTACGGTAACTATCTCTATCGAAGATAAACAAAGCGAGGTGATTATTGCCATCCAAGACACAGGCAAAGGGATCCCAGCTGAGGACATTAATAAAATTTTTAATCCATTTTTTACCACCAAACCTGTTGGTCAAGGCACTGGCCTTGGGCTGTCTCTATCATATAGCATTGTCGCCAAACACAAGGGCCGCATTCAAGTTGACTCACAAGTCGGTGTCGGCACGACGTTTACGGTATCCTTTCCTAAGCTCAGCGAAGCAGATTTCTCTGACGAATTTACGGATAATTAA
- a CDS encoding chemotaxis protein CheX, translating into MNMPLSEEQRDGLQELMNISMGQAANSLARLIETKISLSIPEITSVSPNQLNEICNTAHVYRTRQSFLGEIKGEVINLLSPQGLQEIAELMDYDSPLDDSDLNEVLLDLSNILAGACLNGFSSQLELKTSLTMPTIYKHQLSDDIAEWKTTLVMKIAFIIESIAFDSRVIICLDENSIKTVIQKLNAMLGIED; encoded by the coding sequence ATGAATATGCCACTCAGTGAAGAGCAAAGGGATGGCTTGCAAGAGCTAATGAATATATCCATGGGTCAGGCAGCCAACTCTCTAGCTCGATTAATCGAAACTAAAATTAGTTTATCTATCCCTGAAATTACTTCGGTAAGCCCAAATCAACTCAATGAGATCTGTAATACCGCACATGTTTATAGAACGAGGCAGTCATTTTTAGGGGAAATTAAAGGTGAAGTCATTAATCTATTGTCACCGCAAGGCTTACAAGAAATAGCCGAACTTATGGACTACGATAGTCCGCTCGATGACTCTGATCTTAATGAAGTCTTATTAGACTTGTCTAACATTTTGGCTGGTGCATGTTTAAACGGCTTTTCTAGTCAGTTAGAGCTTAAGACCTCATTGACTATGCCAACTATTTATAAACATCAGCTATCCGACGATATTGCTGAGTGGAAAACCACACTAGTGATGAAAATCGCATTTATAATCGAGTCTATTGCTTTTGATTCGAGAGTGATTATCTGTCTGGATGAAAACTCCATTAAAACAGTGATCCAAAAACTTAATGCCATGCTTGGAATAGAGGACTGA
- a CDS encoding STAS domain-containing protein, producing the protein MSNLTIVLPEVLTIYEVSKVAAKWQLMLSDDTTAVAIDLSELLEVDAAGFQLVVALAQCCTERPLSVIGVDEHHSPCALWLLNTLVASNCAQRR; encoded by the coding sequence ATGAGCAACTTAACCATTGTGCTGCCAGAAGTATTGACCATTTATGAAGTGAGCAAAGTGGCAGCAAAATGGCAGCTCATGTTAAGCGATGATACGACGGCGGTAGCGATTGACCTTAGCGAGCTGCTGGAGGTGGACGCTGCAGGGTTTCAATTAGTTGTTGCACTCGCACAGTGTTGTACGGAAAGGCCATTATCTGTGATAGGGGTTGATGAGCATCACTCACCTTGTGCCTTATGGCTACTCAATACCTTAGTTGCATCAAACTGCGCGCAAAGGAGGTAA
- a CDS encoding chemotaxis protein CheA has translation MVDLSEIQAVFIEEAKELVLQFEESLLAMESILPNSDDEIINEAFRAAHTIKGSAGVVGYDHIVDFTHFVEATMELLRDHALNPCERLISTLLECNDHINALIKCLESNEDFPQALTDAEAGLLESLKSYSGLQDQASSEQTVVENQEATQSFRVSAQFYKACMVDGFDPLSIIRYIESKGSTVEVDWLIDEVPALNAVTADELELCHFRMQLEIHHSTREDIDEAFEFIAAESNIEIAPIEDDKPTPTLVKADKQPTKNNKVKPKNPERMMKIPAQKLDELVNELGELVIVSAALEDHTKTIRDSALTEIVEHIQQLVSDVQSSTLQLRMVQIGETFNRFSRVVRDTSKELEKQVSLEIMGAETELDKSMVEKIVDPLTHLVRNAIDHGMEPPAQRADSGKPEYGTLSLKAFHDSGSIVIEISDDGRGLDKEKIKEKAIQRNLISPDTELTDKEIANLIFEPGFSTAEKISNISGRGVGMDVVRKNIEAVRGTVSVESVEHQGTCFQLRLPLTMAIIDGFMVSVADAKFVIPLDMVTECIELPLGNGATRQTDYINLRGTVLPFIHLSRIFDLPTNPKIRPSIVVVKYGQLRAGIVVDQLLGEFQTVIKPLGALFEKMSGISGSSILGSGDIALILDVPKLIHDFAHEPESRKLANS, from the coding sequence ATGGTTGATTTATCCGAAATTCAAGCGGTCTTTATTGAAGAAGCCAAGGAGTTGGTACTTCAATTTGAAGAAAGTCTCTTGGCAATGGAGTCTATACTGCCAAATAGTGACGACGAGATCATTAACGAGGCGTTTCGTGCTGCACATACCATAAAGGGCTCTGCTGGCGTTGTTGGCTATGACCATATTGTCGACTTTACGCATTTTGTTGAAGCCACTATGGAGCTTCTTCGTGATCACGCGCTAAATCCTTGCGAAAGACTGATTTCGACTCTGCTCGAATGTAATGACCATATAAATGCGTTAATTAAGTGCTTAGAGTCCAACGAAGATTTTCCTCAGGCGTTGACCGATGCTGAAGCTGGGCTGCTAGAAAGTTTAAAGTCATATAGTGGTTTGCAAGACCAAGCCTCAAGTGAGCAAACCGTTGTCGAAAATCAAGAAGCAACGCAGAGCTTTCGAGTCTCAGCGCAGTTTTATAAGGCCTGCATGGTGGATGGTTTTGATCCACTCTCGATTATTCGCTACATCGAAAGTAAAGGTAGTACGGTAGAAGTAGATTGGCTAATTGATGAGGTACCTGCGCTTAACGCGGTCACAGCAGATGAACTAGAATTATGCCATTTTAGAATGCAGCTAGAGATACATCACTCTACGCGAGAAGATATTGATGAAGCATTTGAGTTTATTGCTGCAGAATCAAATATTGAGATAGCCCCAATTGAAGATGATAAGCCAACGCCAACACTTGTCAAAGCTGATAAACAGCCCACCAAAAATAACAAAGTCAAACCAAAGAATCCCGAGCGGATGATGAAAATACCGGCGCAGAAGCTAGATGAATTAGTCAATGAACTTGGCGAGCTGGTTATCGTGTCTGCGGCACTCGAAGATCACACCAAAACAATACGTGACTCGGCCCTTACTGAAATTGTTGAACATATTCAACAACTCGTTAGTGATGTGCAAAGCAGTACACTGCAACTCAGAATGGTACAGATAGGCGAAACGTTCAATCGTTTTAGCCGTGTGGTGCGCGACACCTCAAAGGAGTTGGAAAAACAGGTTTCTTTAGAAATTATGGGGGCTGAAACCGAACTTGATAAATCAATGGTTGAAAAGATAGTCGACCCTCTTACGCATTTAGTTCGCAATGCCATTGATCATGGTATGGAGCCACCTGCACAACGAGCGGACAGTGGAAAACCTGAATACGGTACTTTATCACTCAAAGCCTTTCATGATTCTGGCAGTATTGTAATAGAGATCAGCGACGATGGACGTGGGCTAGACAAAGAAAAAATTAAAGAAAAAGCAATTCAGCGTAATCTGATCTCACCTGATACTGAGCTTACCGACAAAGAAATTGCTAACTTAATCTTCGAACCAGGTTTTTCCACAGCCGAAAAAATATCAAATATCTCGGGACGCGGCGTTGGCATGGATGTGGTGAGGAAAAACATTGAAGCGGTACGTGGAACGGTGAGTGTTGAATCTGTCGAGCACCAAGGTACGTGTTTCCAACTCAGGTTGCCGTTAACCATGGCCATTATCGATGGTTTTATGGTGAGTGTTGCTGATGCTAAGTTCGTCATTCCACTCGATATGGTTACAGAGTGTATTGAACTTCCGCTTGGCAATGGGGCAACTCGTCAAACCGATTACATTAATCTTCGCGGTACGGTGCTGCCATTTATTCATTTGAGTCGTATTTTCGACTTACCGACGAACCCTAAGATCAGACCAAGTATTGTCGTTGTGAAGTACGGCCAGTTGCGAGCAGGCATCGTCGTCGATCAGCTGTTAGGTGAGTTTCAAACGGTCATCAAACCACTCGGTGCGTTATTTGAAAAGATGTCGGGGATCAGTGGCTCAAGTATTTTAGGGTCAGGAGACATTGCGCTCATTCTTGATGTACCAAAGCTTATTCATGATTTTGCTCATGAACCTGAATCTAGAAAATTAGCTAACTCTTAA
- a CDS encoding chemotaxis protein CheW, whose protein sequence is MQAITENTQSLQYLTFQSRQDCYAIEILSIKEIIELGSVTKVPLMPEFIKGVINLRGSVVPVIDLSARLCGEVIEVGRRTCIIICEFSIADNLIEMGVIVDGVNEVIEVDAKDLTNSPQFGAQIRADFIASMVRRGDELLIALDLEKVLSVEEMAELIELSDRSSHLGESA, encoded by the coding sequence ATGCAAGCGATCACAGAAAACACACAGTCATTGCAATATCTCACTTTTCAGTCAAGACAGGATTGCTATGCAATTGAGATCCTGTCAATAAAAGAGATCATTGAACTGGGCTCCGTGACAAAAGTCCCCTTGATGCCCGAATTCATTAAAGGAGTGATTAATTTAAGAGGCTCAGTTGTACCCGTTATCGATCTGTCAGCTCGGCTTTGTGGAGAAGTAATAGAAGTTGGCAGACGAACTTGCATCATCATTTGTGAATTCAGTATTGCTGACAACCTCATTGAGATGGGTGTCATTGTTGACGGCGTCAATGAAGTCATAGAAGTTGACGCAAAAGATTTAACCAACTCACCTCAGTTTGGCGCGCAAATCAGAGCTGACTTCATCGCTTCCATGGTAAGGCGCGGCGATGAGCTACTTATCGCGCTAGACCTTGAAAAAGTTCTATCAGTTGAAGAGATGGCTGAGCTAATAGAGTTAAGTGATCGTAGTAGTCACCTTGGGGAGTCAGCATAA
- a CDS encoding response regulator translates to MAIPVTVADDSMMSRKAVLRAIPEDWDVEVSEAKNGKEALVMVEQGKAEVLFLDLTMPEMDGFEVLTHLHEHHAKTVVIVISADIQPEAKKLVDKLGAFRFLQKPLQKEELHNTLQELGLL, encoded by the coding sequence ATGGCAATTCCAGTAACCGTTGCAGACGATTCTATGATGTCGAGAAAGGCTGTGCTTAGGGCAATACCTGAAGACTGGGATGTCGAGGTCAGTGAGGCAAAAAATGGCAAAGAAGCATTGGTGATGGTTGAGCAGGGCAAAGCTGAGGTGTTATTTTTGGATCTAACCATGCCAGAAATGGATGGTTTTGAAGTTCTTACGCATCTTCACGAGCACCATGCGAAAACCGTGGTAATCGTTATTTCCGCTGATATTCAGCCCGAAGCGAAAAAGTTGGTAGATAAACTCGGCGCGTTTCGCTTTTTGCAAAAGCCACTACAAAAAGAAGAACTACATAACACGCTACAAGAGCTAGGTTTATTATGA
- a CDS encoding methyl-accepting chemotaxis protein — MQILPINELKAIYKYYISAAVLLSLVLSLTLLLSVRVDILSLSSVLITSALLAVTLRQRHLTAKVILDCEAFASYSSEMQEHCEVEQHNTESVAAILETVINQVYSIKTLGNDSVSGLTLQFSELRQALNNTIESARGSVENFGDDEHCFAKHSQEELNEVLHSLRVALGSKLEVVNSNQAVSHAAKELTEQTKSIQKISKEITLLSLNASIEAARAGEAGRGFAVVAERVRELSDITSEAAELIIEKMNGLTNAVADNTEKLTESQAQDVTLMDDAELHIRKVLNEMATVANELTQSVHGLDDTASKIKANVDDAITDFQFQDRVSQKLEHICKGLTSLVSLYRTEGELGEEGLAALQQEMFNSYTMKEERECHVSTTENTSQHDHVEDEVTFF, encoded by the coding sequence ATGCAGATACTTCCAATTAATGAGCTAAAGGCAATCTACAAGTACTACATTAGCGCTGCGGTGTTGCTAAGCCTAGTATTGTCTCTCACGCTATTACTCAGTGTTCGCGTTGATATTTTATCGCTATCTTCTGTGCTCATTACCAGTGCACTCTTAGCGGTAACGTTAAGGCAGCGTCATTTAACTGCAAAAGTCATTCTCGATTGTGAGGCATTTGCTAGTTATTCGAGTGAGATGCAAGAGCATTGCGAGGTAGAGCAGCACAATACGGAATCTGTTGCCGCGATTTTAGAAACCGTTATTAATCAGGTCTACAGTATTAAGACCTTGGGTAATGACTCGGTTTCAGGGCTTACCCTGCAGTTTTCAGAGCTAAGACAGGCACTAAATAACACTATCGAATCGGCACGAGGTTCTGTAGAAAATTTTGGTGATGATGAACATTGTTTTGCCAAACACAGCCAAGAAGAACTCAATGAAGTCCTGCACAGCTTGCGCGTGGCTCTTGGTTCAAAACTCGAGGTTGTTAATTCCAATCAAGCTGTAAGCCATGCTGCCAAGGAATTAACTGAGCAAACCAAATCCATTCAAAAAATCTCAAAAGAGATCACGTTATTGTCACTCAACGCATCAATCGAAGCTGCAAGAGCGGGGGAAGCCGGTCGGGGGTTTGCTGTGGTAGCGGAAAGGGTGCGTGAGCTTTCGGATATTACCTCAGAAGCTGCAGAGCTTATTATTGAAAAGATGAACGGCTTAACCAATGCCGTTGCTGACAATACTGAAAAGCTCACCGAATCACAGGCACAAGACGTTACGCTTATGGATGACGCTGAATTACATATCCGAAAAGTACTCAATGAGATGGCGACGGTCGCTAATGAGCTGACGCAATCGGTACATGGTTTAGATGATACCGCAAGCAAGATAAAAGCGAACGTCGACGACGCGATAACCGATTTTCAATTTCAAGATAGAGTGAGCCAAAAGCTAGAACACATTTGCAAAGGGCTTACTTCATTAGTCTCGCTATACAGGACAGAAGGTGAGCTAGGCGAGGAAGGGTTGGCTGCATTACAGCAAGAAATGTTCAACTCTTACACCATGAAAGAAGAAAGGGAATGTCATGTTTCAACCACTGAAAATACGTCTCAACACGACCATGTTGAAGATGAAGTAACATTTTTCTAG